A DNA window from Paraclostridium bifermentans contains the following coding sequences:
- a CDS encoding 5-bromo-4-chloroindolyl phosphate hydrolysis family protein, translated as MSKKDFSDLEDQIMSTVSNALKAIDFANLKKDITDKTEDTLNQFKSKFNGYSEKYMNLNKKPKNDISTYISKKPAGSVSGIIYILFGVSGSLVFGFSVFTTLILKMLFSGGIISIGSNIILVVGFLFFAVSLGLLLRGITLRKRVKRFKTYVRFINNNSYFLINDLAKFTKEKDSFVVKELSKMIDTGMFLEGHIDEEKTYFMLNDEVYNDYLNLKNQQIAKESNNEKLNEEIYDSEKEEIESTIKIGRSYIEQIKNIRNDLCKEEIAVKLDKLGNIANQILSQVEKNPNKIQEVNKFINHYLPITIKLINSYKDINNQVVQGENIENAKNEIEKSIDLINSAFENLLDDLFEDVVLDVSTDISVLKTLFKQEGLVEDDFKK; from the coding sequence ATGAGTAAAAAAGATTTTTCTGATTTAGAAGATCAAATTATGTCTACAGTTAGCAATGCACTTAAAGCAATAGATTTTGCTAATTTAAAAAAGGATATTACAGATAAAACTGAGGATACCTTAAATCAATTTAAATCAAAGTTTAATGGATATAGTGAAAAGTACATGAATTTAAATAAAAAACCTAAAAATGATATATCAACATACATTAGTAAAAAACCAGCTGGAAGTGTATCAGGAATAATTTATATATTATTCGGAGTTAGTGGAAGTTTAGTTTTTGGGTTTTCAGTATTTACAACTCTAATACTTAAAATGCTATTCAGTGGTGGGATTATCAGTATAGGTAGTAATATTATTTTGGTAGTTGGATTTTTATTCTTTGCAGTAAGTTTAGGTTTGTTATTAAGGGGAATAACATTAAGAAAAAGAGTAAAGCGTTTTAAGACATACGTAAGATTTATTAATAACAATAGTTATTTTTTAATTAATGATTTAGCAAAATTTACAAAAGAAAAAGATAGTTTTGTTGTTAAAGAATTAAGTAAAATGATTGATACAGGCATGTTTTTAGAAGGACATATAGATGAAGAAAAAACGTACTTTATGCTAAATGATGAAGTTTATAATGACTATTTAAATTTAAAAAATCAACAAATAGCTAAAGAAAGTAATAATGAAAAATTAAATGAAGAAATCTATGATTCAGAGAAAGAAGAAATAGAATCTACAATTAAAATAGGAAGAAGTTATATTGAGCAAATAAAAAATATAAGAAATGATCTTTGCAAAGAAGAAATAGCTGTTAAATTAGATAAGCTAGGAAATATTGCAAACCAAATACTTAGTCAGGTTGAAAAGAATCCTAACAAGATACAAGAAGTTAATAAATTTATAAATCATTATCTTCCTATTACTATAAAATTAATTAATTCATACAAAGATATAAATAATCAAGTAGTTCAAGGCGAGAATATAGAAAATGCTAAAAATGAAATTGAAAAAAGTATTGATCTTATTAATAGCGCTTTTGAAAACTTATTAGATGATTTATTTGAAGATGTTGTTTTAGATGTTTCTACAGATATTTCTGTTCTTAAAACATTATTTAAACAAGAGGGATTGGTAGAAGATGATTTTAAAAAGTAA
- a CDS encoding class I SAM-dependent methyltransferase produces MNKKPIYKTWIRINKIITFLAISILLILVSFLPINLYLRISASVLLLPFLYILFIISYSYYQFSDRGGNLQSKIHYLIVNKISYKENAKILDIGVGSASLITKLAKSFTKASLVGIDYWGNDWEYSKQICETNAKYEGVADRIEFTQASASELPFSENEFDIVVSCLTFHEVKDEADKIKVLKEALRVLKKDGEFVFLDLFLDEKIFGKNDEFFNRISSLGISEIKVEKLEYIIKLTPILLHKKVLGNAMVIYGKK; encoded by the coding sequence ATGAACAAGAAACCAATTTATAAAACGTGGATAAGAATAAATAAAATAATTACTTTTTTAGCAATTTCTATATTGTTAATATTGGTATCATTTTTGCCAATTAATTTATATTTGCGTATTAGTGCTAGTGTTTTGCTTTTACCATTTTTATATATTTTATTTATAATATCATATTCTTATTATCAATTTTCAGATAGAGGTGGGAATTTACAATCAAAAATACATTATTTGATTGTAAATAAGATTAGTTATAAAGAAAATGCAAAAATATTAGATATAGGTGTTGGTAGTGCTTCGCTTATAACTAAGCTAGCTAAATCATTTACTAAAGCATCTCTTGTAGGAATTGACTACTGGGGAAATGACTGGGAATATTCAAAACAAATATGTGAAACTAATGCTAAATATGAAGGTGTAGCAGATAGAATTGAGTTTACACAAGCAAGTGCATCTGAATTACCATTTAGTGAAAATGAATTTGATATAGTAGTAAGTTGTTTAACTTTTCATGAAGTAAAAGACGAGGCTGACAAAATAAAAGTATTGAAAGAAGCTTTAAGGGTTCTTAAAAAAGATGGAGAGTTTGTATTTCTAGATTTATTCCTTGATGAAAAAATATTTGGGAAAAATGATGAGTTCTTTAATAGAATTAGTTCACTTGGAATTTCAGAAATTAAAGTTGAAAAGCTTGAATATATAATTAAATTGACACCTATATTATTACATAAAAAGGTATTAGGGAATGCTATGGTTATTTACGGAAAAAAATAA
- a CDS encoding YdeI/OmpD-associated family protein — translation MELNNLLNVKNREELRAWLNKNHKIEKECWVIVNRGKAKINGEFIYLDLVEEAMCFGWIDSTCKKIEEGITAQRISPRRKNSSWTELNKERCRRLEKIGLLTESGRSILPDISMKSFDIDEDVINSIKEDSIAWDNFNKLPELYKRIRIDNIQSYKKQREVYDRRLKKFIDKTRDGVMYGDWNDNGRLLDY, via the coding sequence ATGGAGTTAAACAATTTATTGAATGTAAAAAATAGAGAAGAACTAAGAGCTTGGTTAAATAAAAATCATAAAATAGAAAAGGAATGTTGGGTAATTGTTAACAGAGGAAAAGCTAAAATTAATGGCGAATTTATATATTTAGATTTAGTTGAAGAAGCTATGTGTTTTGGTTGGATAGATAGTACATGTAAGAAAATAGAAGAAGGAATTACTGCTCAACGCATATCTCCACGTCGTAAAAATAGTTCATGGACTGAATTAAATAAGGAAAGATGTAGAAGACTTGAAAAAATAGGACTGCTGACAGAATCAGGAAGATCTATTTTACCTGATATATCAATGAAATCATTTGACATAGATGAAGATGTAATAAATTCAATAAAAGAGGATTCTATTGCATGGGATAATTTTAATAAGTTACCTGAATTATATAAAAGGATAAGGATAGATAATATTCAATCATATAAAAAGCAAAGAGAAGTATACGATAGAAGATTAAAAAAATTTATAGACAAGACTAGAGACGGTGTAATGTATGGTGATTGGAATGATAATGGTAGGTTATTAGATTATTAA
- the rlmH gene encoding 23S rRNA (pseudouridine(1915)-N(3))-methyltransferase RlmH, with the protein MNITIISVGKLKEKYLKLGIDEFKKRLSKYCKLDMIELDDEKCPESLSEKDMEIVKNKEGQKILSKVKSNSYVIALAIDGKNLSSEELADTMSKLAVRGNSHITFIIGGSLGLADDVLKRADYKLSFSKMTFPHQMMKLILLEQVYRAYRINNNEPYHK; encoded by the coding sequence ATGAATATAACTATAATAAGCGTTGGAAAGCTTAAAGAGAAGTATTTAAAATTAGGAATAGATGAGTTTAAAAAGAGATTATCTAAGTATTGTAAACTTGATATGATAGAGCTAGATGATGAAAAGTGTCCAGAAAGTTTAAGTGAAAAGGACATGGAAATTGTAAAAAATAAAGAAGGCCAAAAGATTTTATCAAAGGTAAAAAGTAATAGTTATGTTATAGCTTTAGCTATAGATGGAAAGAATTTATCATCTGAAGAATTAGCAGATACTATGAGTAAATTAGCTGTTAGAGGGAATAGCCATATTACTTTTATAATAGGTGGATCATTAGGACTAGCAGATGACGTTTTAAAAAGAGCGGATTATAAGTTGTCTTTCTCTAAGATGACATTTCCTCATCAAATGATGAAGTTAATATTATTAGAACAAGTTTATAGAGCATATAGAATAAACAATAATGAACCGTACCATAAATAA
- a CDS encoding MBL fold metallo-hydrolase, translated as MIEYSSIGSGSSGNCHYIGCKNTKVLVDAGLSGKRITTNLKDLDIDANELKGIFITHEHSDHIKGAGILSRKFDIPIFANVKTWCAMKDKIGDIKDKNMKVFENDKTYSLDDLIIRPFSTSHDSADSVGYNFYNDKQEKISIATDIGCITENLKKHLYKSKLIVLESNYDPNMLMMGSYPYALKKRVMSETGHLSNEEAAKFCVELINQGTESILLAHLSKENNFPELAYETTKGILLQNNMIVGQDLKLDVLLREDASDIYRL; from the coding sequence ATGATAGAATACAGTTCTATAGGAAGTGGAAGTAGTGGAAACTGTCATTATATTGGATGTAAGAACACTAAGGTTCTAGTTGATGCAGGCCTTAGCGGAAAGAGAATAACAACTAATTTAAAAGATTTAGATATAGATGCAAATGAATTAAAGGGAATATTTATAACACATGAACATTCAGACCATATAAAAGGGGCTGGAATATTATCAAGAAAATTTGATATACCTATATTTGCTAATGTGAAAACATGGTGTGCAATGAAGGATAAAATAGGGGATATAAAAGATAAAAATATGAAAGTTTTTGAAAATGATAAAACCTATTCGTTAGATGATTTAATAATAAGACCATTTTCAACATCTCATGACTCTGCAGATTCTGTAGGATATAATTTTTATAATGATAAACAAGAAAAAATATCTATTGCAACAGATATAGGGTGTATAACAGAAAACTTAAAGAAACATTTATATAAATCTAAATTAATAGTATTGGAATCTAATTATGATCCAAACATGCTTATGATGGGTTCTTACCCATATGCTTTAAAAAAGAGGGTTATGTCTGAAACAGGACATTTATCAAATGAAGAAGCAGCTAAGTTTTGCGTGGAACTAATTAACCAAGGAACAGAATCTATACTACTTGCACATTTAAGTAAAGAAAATAATTTTCCAGAATTAGCGTATGAAACAACTAAGGGAATTTTATTACAAAACAACATGATAGTTGGACAAGATCTTAAGTTAGATGTTCTTTTAAGAGAAGATGCATCGGATATATATAGACTATAG
- a CDS encoding M1 family metallopeptidase gives MIIDFRRKNRKIISFMIVGIIFLGGLFYFNKEADKPVSNIKTENMSSYKMDVILDDESKRLMCNQNVQYVNNTKNELKSIYFHIYPNAFSKEEFAPFEKSQMKQAYPNGFNEGYIDMQNILIGGEKVKFNIDGNKEDILEVRLDKPLKQNESVSIDMKFNVKIPNSVGRFGYGNDTINVTNWFPIACVYDDRGWNTKSYESIGDPFYSDVSNYKVTLLAPSKYKFGTTGKVTESKSSDKKSMYNIEANKVRDFAFVLSDKFNIKKDYTKDTEILTYNLDKKFSDLSTTIAKDSIDIFSDMFGKYPYDTYSVIASDFYIGGMEYPTLSMIDKSLYNSKNKFLLEYVIAHETAHQWWYSVVGNDEVNEPWLDEALTEYSTVLYFEKKYGKETATRLMSTMEKQSKSYSSQDMFKPSSKYKNSMDYSLNVYTKGAVVFHNIREEVGDKVFFKVLKEYYETYKFKNANGSQFMELWRKNGVDIDNIIKKCK, from the coding sequence TTGATTATTGATTTTAGAAGGAAAAATAGAAAAATTATATCTTTTATGATAGTAGGTATTATTTTTCTAGGAGGGCTATTTTATTTTAATAAAGAAGCTGATAAGCCTGTTTCAAATATAAAAACAGAGAATATGAGTTCTTACAAAATGGATGTAATATTAGATGATGAAAGTAAGCGTTTGATGTGCAATCAAAATGTACAATACGTTAATAATACTAAAAATGAGTTAAAGAGTATTTACTTTCACATATACCCAAATGCATTTTCAAAAGAAGAATTTGCTCCATTTGAAAAATCTCAAATGAAACAAGCATATCCAAATGGATTTAATGAAGGTTACATAGATATGCAAAATATATTAATCGGTGGAGAAAAAGTTAAATTTAATATTGATGGTAATAAAGAAGACATATTAGAAGTACGCTTGGACAAACCTTTAAAGCAAAACGAATCTGTATCTATAGATATGAAATTTAATGTAAAGATCCCTAACTCAGTTGGTAGATTTGGATATGGAAATGATACTATAAACGTTACAAATTGGTTTCCTATAGCTTGTGTGTATGATGATAGAGGATGGAATACAAAAAGCTATGAAAGTATAGGTGACCCATTTTATAGTGATGTAAGTAATTATAAAGTTACTCTTTTAGCTCCATCTAAATATAAATTTGGAACTACTGGAAAGGTGACAGAATCAAAATCAAGTGATAAAAAATCCATGTACAATATAGAAGCAAATAAAGTAAGAGATTTTGCTTTTGTTTTAAGCGATAAATTTAATATTAAAAAAGATTATACAAAGGATACAGAAATATTAACTTATAATTTAGATAAAAAATTCTCTGATTTATCTACAACTATAGCAAAAGATTCTATAGACATATTCAGCGATATGTTTGGTAAATATCCATATGATACATATTCTGTTATAGCAAGTGATTTTTACATAGGGGGGATGGAGTATCCAACTTTATCTATGATAGATAAAAGCTTATATAATTCTAAAAATAAATTTTTATTAGAATATGTAATAGCTCATGAAACAGCACATCAATGGTGGTATAGTGTAGTTGGAAATGATGAAGTTAATGAACCTTGGTTAGATGAAGCTTTAACTGAATATTCTACAGTGCTTTACTTTGAAAAAAAATATGGTAAAGAAACAGCTACAAGATTAATGAGCACTATGGAAAAACAATCAAAATCGTACTCTAGTCAAGATATGTTTAAGCCTTCAAGCAAATACAAAAATTCAATGGATTATAGTTTAAACGTATATACTAAAGGTGCAGTAGTATTCCATAACATAAGAGAAGAAGTAGGAGATAAAGTATTTTTTAAAGTATTAAAAGAATATTATGAAACATATAAATTTAAAAATGCAAATGGATCCCAATTTATGGAGTTATGGAGAAAAAATGGAGTAGATATAGATAACATAATAAAGAAATGTAAGTAA
- a CDS encoding DnaD domain protein: MFFKEVNEIDLGQTTIDNIFIDIFMPMANGLYVQVYLLGYRYACDETSNPKFNNNSIAKNLNVPLSDVLAAWDFWEDKNLIKKHKNDGLDDFSFSIEFLDLKKIYIDNILNANNSVKSDVNTIISINDNPEIRKMFNSINQIIGRHLQSNEKITIMDMIDKYNMSTEMIVCAYEHVKEQTGVAKPVSYVEGIIRNWYDASLYTVEDVKNSFAQRSKRFMMYKTVFNELGFSRQATKAEKEIMDVWFDKYKFDIELILEACSKSKNISNPSIAYINGIVKSWNDKNIKTLEDLKTSEEEFKKQSESKKVNSKSSNAAPKQVKTRFHNINQTFTKYSPDELEKILQESQKGKFR; encoded by the coding sequence ATGTTCTTTAAAGAAGTCAACGAAATAGATTTAGGCCAAACTACTATTGATAACATATTTATAGATATATTTATGCCAATGGCTAATGGATTATACGTACAAGTTTATCTTTTAGGCTATAGATATGCATGTGATGAGACTTCTAACCCTAAGTTTAATAATAATTCTATTGCAAAAAATTTAAATGTACCATTATCTGATGTATTGGCAGCTTGGGATTTTTGGGAAGACAAGAATTTAATAAAAAAACATAAAAATGATGGGCTAGATGATTTTAGTTTTTCAATAGAGTTTTTAGATTTGAAAAAAATATATATTGATAATATACTAAACGCAAATAATTCAGTTAAATCTGATGTTAATACTATCATTAGCATAAATGATAATCCTGAAATTAGAAAAATGTTTAATTCTATAAATCAAATTATAGGTAGACATCTTCAGTCTAATGAAAAGATTACAATTATGGATATGATAGATAAATATAATATGAGCACAGAAATGATAGTATGCGCTTATGAACACGTTAAAGAACAGACTGGAGTTGCTAAACCTGTTAGTTACGTAGAAGGTATAATTAGAAACTGGTATGATGCTAGTCTTTATACTGTTGAAGATGTTAAAAATAGCTTTGCTCAAAGAAGTAAGCGATTTATGATGTATAAAACAGTATTTAATGAACTAGGATTTTCTAGACAAGCTACAAAAGCTGAAAAGGAAATTATGGATGTATGGTTTGATAAATATAAATTTGATATAGAACTTATTTTAGAAGCATGTTCTAAGTCTAAAAATATTTCTAATCCTTCTATAGCTTATATTAACGGAATTGTTAAGAGTTGGAATGATAAAAATATTAAAACGTTAGAAGACTTAAAAACATCAGAAGAAGAATTTAAGAAACAATCAGAATCTAAAAAAGTTAATTCAAAATCTTCTAATGCTGCTCCTAAACAAGTTAAAACTAGATTCCATAATATAAATCAAACTTTTACTAAATATAGTCCTGATGAATTAGAAAAAATACTTCAAGAAAGCCAAAAAGGCAAATTTAGATAA
- a CDS encoding ATP-binding protein has protein sequence MKESTLRDILTSYERKRDQSERDLQERKKKVYSRIPEIKQIDEEIGKIGLKLAKLILLNPKDKESILNETKAQMNELKKKKEGLLSDNRVPNGYLEVKHDCSICKDTGFLGNGHKCNCLKQRIINEAYHMSNLSRVLHHQNFSTFDESIFSTQREDSSGVSPQENILEILSICEGFVMNFDKDNDENMLFYGDTGLGKSFMCNCVAKELLDKGYLVIYQTAFKMFEIIEEYKFKNSDDHITKDNYNNLFDCDLLIIDDLGTELTNSFTNSELFNILNTRLLSGKKTIISTNLSPMQLGDIYAQRIFSRIFDRFRMVKFTGNDLRWEQKMTK, from the coding sequence ATGAAAGAATCAACATTGAGAGATATTCTTACTTCTTATGAGCGAAAAAGAGATCAATCTGAACGTGATTTACAAGAAAGAAAAAAGAAAGTTTACTCTAGAATACCTGAAATTAAACAAATAGATGAGGAAATAGGTAAGATAGGATTAAAACTTGCTAAATTAATTCTTTTAAATCCTAAGGATAAAGAGTCTATACTAAATGAAACTAAAGCTCAAATGAACGAGTTAAAGAAAAAGAAAGAAGGACTCTTATCAGATAATCGTGTACCTAATGGATATTTAGAAGTTAAACACGATTGCTCTATATGTAAAGATACGGGATTTTTAGGAAATGGACATAAATGTAATTGCCTTAAACAAAGAATAATAAATGAGGCTTATCATATGTCTAATTTATCTAGAGTTCTTCATCATCAAAACTTCTCTACTTTTGATGAGTCTATATTCTCTACTCAAAGAGAAGATTCTTCTGGAGTATCTCCTCAAGAAAATATATTAGAGATATTATCTATATGTGAAGGTTTTGTTATGAACTTCGATAAAGATAATGATGAAAATATGCTTTTCTATGGAGACACAGGTTTAGGGAAAAGTTTTATGTGTAACTGTGTTGCAAAAGAACTTTTAGATAAGGGTTACTTAGTTATATATCAGACTGCTTTTAAAATGTTTGAAATCATAGAAGAATATAAGTTTAAAAATTCAGATGATCATATAACAAAAGATAATTATAATAATTTATTTGATTGTGATCTTTTAATAATTGATGATTTAGGAACAGAGCTTACTAACTCTTTTACTAATAGTGAATTATTTAATATTTTAAATACTCGTCTACTATCAGGAAAGAAAACTATAATTTCAACTAACTTATCCCCTATGCAATTAGGAGATATATACGCACAAAGAATATTCTCTAGAATATTTGATAGATTTAGAATGGTTAAGTTTACAGGTAATGATTTAAGATGGGAACAAAAAATGACTAAGTAG
- a CDS encoding ABC transporter ATP-binding protein codes for MNKGGDFVTNILEITNLNKIYGKGANKVQALKDINLSIEKGKFTAIIGPSGSGKSTLLNCIAGLDTVSSGKVMLKGKDISTLNENKLSKLRSEEFGFIFQSFNLIPVINVYENIILPISIDDKKVDKKYIDSIIDNLGLKDKINKFPNELSGGQQQRVAIARALANKPKIIFADEPTGNLDSKTTEEVMALLGSCVKDFGQTLVMITHNNEIADMADTCVEIKDGKLNINN; via the coding sequence ATGAATAAAGGTGGGGATTTTGTGACAAATATATTAGAGATAACAAATTTAAATAAAATATATGGTAAAGGGGCCAATAAAGTACAAGCATTAAAAGATATAAATTTATCTATAGAAAAAGGCAAATTTACAGCTATAATAGGTCCGAGTGGAAGCGGTAAAAGTACACTTTTAAATTGTATTGCAGGACTAGATACTGTATCATCAGGTAAAGTAATGTTAAAAGGTAAAGATATCTCAACTTTAAATGAAAATAAATTATCTAAATTAAGAAGTGAAGAATTTGGATTTATATTTCAAAGCTTTAACTTAATACCAGTTATAAATGTATACGAGAATATAATACTTCCAATATCTATAGACGATAAAAAAGTAGATAAAAAATACATAGACAGTATAATTGATAATTTAGGGCTTAAAGATAAAATTAATAAATTTCCTAATGAATTAAGTGGAGGTCAACAACAGAGGGTAGCTATTGCAAGAGCTTTGGCCAATAAACCTAAAATAATATTTGCAGATGAGCCAACAGGAAATTTAGATAGTAAAACAACAGAAGAAGTTATGGCTTTATTAGGAAGTTGTGTGAAAGATTTTGGACAAACATTAGTTATGATAACTCATAATAATGAAATTGCTGATATGGCAGATACTTGTGTTGAAATTAAAGATGGAAAATTAAATATAAACAATTAA
- a CDS encoding ABC transporter permease, with product MKISFKLAIAYMKEQKGRTIALITSIALAVILVFSLNVIPETQSKLEIKEAYKNYSDYHVEYSNLSDDIVNKLKKDKEVTEVNDILGLGKIVGKNGTSIQLNSYSDKFIDSYGYQLSKGSNPKNSNEIVIEQKALKEMGLSDDLNQEIDFKIVKYYVDKNNENQIFSKDKKFKLVGIVKKPDAYYEDSSSYASENEYYGVKAFTKDNSNESILPNNLVTHGGTLYLNSSRPDIGKAYEIINKYGLNDSNFMVNASLTQVLDDYSMSKGTTYTMKRKLYPMLAATLVICNIFSIVLIDMTKQIGILRAIGLSKKKVRFMIAIESISVLALGLAFGFLIGILASYAGFYIIYGRFVNIYISKASIYEPMLMATIAVFISSLVPIYKSGKISPVEAIRSSDKFNKKQKNRFCYKLIRKVFGFSGEMAYKNFWRNKIRTILCIISISLGGVLFIDTIAMSKSEDKSLDNSSIAVMTMGNSDIKLFHNTNNSDSNFTKFSKNEIEKISKIKEVKSVKPIIELTGIFITNSKDLTKEYKSVNGIADENKDLEEYVDIEGNSNKSLKDLNQYIEKGENISDKSKGKYPKALVTNYFYSNASPHTKLLNDMKVGDLINIKIPVTKNNKVEYKNEKIEVAGILNGDYVLKEGGLSRGLKVVLNEEDFKNISGRENYNKLNIQIEKGTDKKAQDEIEKVIKNNSFSKFESKYNYKNFYIKQSEKTTKETLVIVSLILLISSINVLCIIKANIMTRMKELSTLRAIGMSPKKLKNMIVKENIMYAFFASIFASILATHNIYKLTKLTNEAYKQGLGTEEAIKFTLPIFESVEFLIVSIIMCLIAVFLCKKKIEKMSIVEGLSTNE from the coding sequence TTGAAGATTAGTTTTAAGTTAGCAATTGCTTATATGAAAGAGCAAAAAGGAAGGACTATCGCATTAATAACAAGTATAGCGTTAGCTGTAATACTAGTATTTTCATTAAATGTAATACCAGAAACACAAAGTAAACTAGAAATAAAAGAAGCATATAAAAATTATAGTGACTATCACGTTGAATATAGCAACTTAAGCGATGATATAGTTAATAAGTTAAAAAAAGATAAGGAAGTAACTGAAGTTAATGATATTTTGGGGTTAGGTAAGATTGTAGGAAAAAACGGAACATCAATTCAATTAAATTCATATAGTGATAAATTTATAGATTCATATGGATATCAATTATCGAAAGGAAGTAATCCTAAAAATTCAAATGAAATAGTTATAGAGCAAAAAGCATTAAAAGAAATGGGCTTAAGTGATGATTTAAATCAAGAAATTGATTTTAAAATTGTAAAGTATTACGTTGATAAAAATAATGAGAATCAAATATTTAGTAAAGATAAAAAGTTCAAACTTGTTGGTATAGTAAAAAAACCTGATGCTTACTATGAAGATTCAAGTAGTTATGCAAGTGAAAATGAATACTATGGAGTAAAGGCTTTTACTAAAGATAATAGCAATGAATCTATTTTACCAAACAATTTAGTAACTCATGGTGGAACTTTATATTTAAACTCATCTAGACCAGATATTGGAAAAGCTTATGAAATTATAAATAAATATGGATTAAATGATTCAAATTTTATGGTAAATGCATCACTAACACAAGTTTTAGATGATTACTCAATGTCAAAGGGAACAACATATACAATGAAGCGAAAGTTATATCCAATGTTAGCGGCAACTTTAGTTATATGTAATATATTTAGTATAGTTCTTATAGATATGACAAAACAAATAGGTATATTAAGAGCAATTGGTTTATCTAAAAAGAAAGTAAGATTTATGATTGCGATAGAAAGTATTAGCGTATTGGCATTAGGTCTTGCATTTGGATTCTTGATAGGAATATTAGCTTCATATGCTGGATTTTACATTATTTATGGAAGGTTTGTGAATATTTACATAAGTAAAGCTAGTATATATGAGCCTATGTTAATGGCTACTATAGCTGTGTTTATATCAAGTTTAGTACCAATATATAAAAGTGGGAAAATTTCGCCTGTAGAGGCTATTAGAAGCAGTGATAAATTTAATAAAAAACAGAAAAATAGATTTTGTTATAAATTAATAAGAAAGGTTTTTGGATTTTCAGGAGAAATGGCTTACAAAAACTTTTGGAGAAATAAAATAAGAACAATACTGTGTATTATATCCATAAGTTTGGGAGGAGTACTTTTTATAGATACGATTGCAATGTCAAAAAGTGAAGATAAAAGCCTAGATAATAGTAGTATTGCTGTTATGACGATGGGAAATAGCGATATAAAGTTATTTCATAATACTAATAACTCAGATTCTAATTTTACTAAATTTAGTAAAAATGAAATAGAAAAAATATCAAAAATAAAAGAAGTAAAAAGTGTAAAACCAATTATTGAGTTAACTGGAATTTTTATAACTAACTCTAAAGATTTAACCAAGGAGTATAAAAGTGTAAATGGTATAGCTGATGAAAATAAAGATTTGGAAGAATATGTAGATATTGAAGGGAATAGCAATAAGAGTTTAAAAGACTTAAATCAATATATTGAAAAAGGGGAAAATATAAGTGATAAAAGTAAAGGTAAATATCCAAAAGCTTTAGTAACGAATTATTTTTACTCTAATGCATCCCCTCATACAAAGTTATTAAATGATATGAAAGTAGGCGATTTAATAAATATAAAGATTCCTGTTACAAAAAACAATAAAGTAGAGTATAAAAATGAAAAGATAGAGGTTGCTGGAATTTTAAATGGAGACTATGTTTTAAAAGAAGGTGGTCTTTCTCGTGGATTAAAAGTTGTATTAAATGAAGAGGATTTTAAAAATATAAGTGGGCGAGAAAATTATAATAAATTAAATATACAAATTGAGAAAGGAACTGATAAAAAAGCTCAAGATGAAATAGAAAAAGTTATAAAAAACAATTCATTTTCAAAATTTGAAAGTAAGTACAATTATAAAAATTTCTATATAAAGCAAAGCGAAAAGACTACAAAAGAAACACTGGTAATCGTAAGTTTAATACTACTAATATCATCTATAAATGTACTGTGCATAATAAAAGCTAATATAATGACTAGAATGAAGGAACTTTCAACATTAAGAGCTATAGGAATGAGTCCTAAAAAACTTAAAAATATGATTGTAAAGGAAAATATAATGTATGCATTTTTTGCATCAATATTTGCTAGTATACTTGCTACTCATAACATTTATAAACTTACAAAACTTACAAATGAAGCATATAAACAGGGATTAGGAACTGAAGAAGCTATTAAGTTTACATTACCTATATTTGAAAGTGTAGAATTTTTAATAGTATCTATAATTATGTGTTTAATAGCAGTATTTTTATGTAAAAAGAAGATTGAAAAAATGAGCATAGTAGAAGGGTTGAGTACAAATGAATAA